One window of the Benincasa hispida cultivar B227 chromosome 3, ASM972705v1, whole genome shotgun sequence genome contains the following:
- the LOC120073924 gene encoding E3 ubiquitin-protein ligase PUB22-like, with product MAELDQEVIDPPPFFLCPISLQIMKDPVTIASGITYDRENIEKWLFSDKHKTCPVSKVVLLDFDITPNHTLRRVIQAWCTANATSGVERIPTPKPPVDRKQVVRILADAKLSPFSQQNCLRRLRSIAAANETNKRCMEAAGVVEFLAGLVCSSTTNVESGLEDYAFDDMSANLGDEALSILYKLQISESSLKFLLSNNGGIFISTLTKILQNRSYSSRAYSIMLLNSMFEVADQIQILNLTTDFFIEIVQILKDQISKQASKSALKLLIGVCSSIRNRVKAVEAGAVPVLVDLLLDLDSSEKRLNEMILVVLDLLCGCADGRAGLLNHAAGIAVVSKKILRVSSLGSEKAVGILCSVARFSASQSVLQEMVRLGVVTKLCFLLQVVGAGVKAKEKAKEILKLHGRTWRNSSCLPSSLRSAYPQH from the exons ATGGCAGAATTAGATCAAGAAGTAATTGACCCTCCTCCCTTCTTTCTCTGTCCCATCTCTTTGCAAATCATGAAAGACCCCGTCACGATCGCCTCCGGCATAACCTACGATCGTGAAAACATCGAGAAATGGTTGTTTTCTGACAAACATAAGACATGTCCTGTCTCGAAGGTCGTTTTGTTAGACTTCGATATCACTCCCAACCATACTTTAAGACGAGTCATTCAAGCTTGGTGCACCGCCAATGCTACAAGCGGTGTTGAGAGGATACCGACGCCGAAGCCCCCAGTCGACCGAAAGCAAGTCGTTCGGATTCTCGCTGATGCTAAGTTATCTCCATTCTCTCAACAGAATTGTCTTCGTCGTCTTCGATCTATTGCTGCGGCGAATGAAACTAATAAACGTTGCATGGAAGCTGCTGGAGTTGTGGAGTTCTTGGCTGGGCTTGTTTGTAGTTCTACAACCAACGTGGAGTCTGGCTTGGAAG ATTACGCGTTTGACGACATGTCGGCAAATTTAGGGGATGAAGCTTTGAGCATTCTTTACAAACTCCAAATCTCCGAATCCTCTCTGAAATTTCTCCTCTCCAACAATGGCGGCATCTTCATCTCCACCTTAACCAAAATCTTACAAAATCGAAGCTACTCCTCTCGAGCATATTCAATAATGCTTCTCAATTCAATGTTCGAAGTTGCAGATCAGATTCAAATCCTCAATCTCACCACCGATTTCTTCATCGAAATCGTCCAAATACTTAAAGATCAGATCTCCAAACAAGCCTCGAAATCGGCGTTGAAATTGCTAATCGGTGTCTGTTCGAGTATCAGAAACAGAGTAAAGGCGGTTGAAGCCGGCGCGGTTCCGGTTCTGGTCGATCTCCTCCTCGATCTTGATTCATCGGAGAAGCGATTGAACGAGATGATTCTTGTGGTGCTTGATCTGCTCTGTGGCTGCGCTGATGGCAGAGCGGGGCTGTTGAATCACGCGGCGGGGATCGCCGTCGTGTCGAAGAAGATTCTGAGAGTTTCGTCGCTTGGAAGTGAGAAGGCGGTTGGGATATTGTGCTCCGTTGCGAGATTCTCGGCGAGCCAAAGCGTTCTCCAGGAAATGGTGCGGCTCGGAGTTGTGACGAAGCTTTGTTTTCTGCTTCAAGTGGTCGGCGCCGGAGTGAAAGCGAAAGAGAAAGCTAAAGAGATTCTGAAGCTTCATGGTCGGACATGGCGGAATTCTTCTTGTTTGCCTTCGAGTCTGCGATCAGCTTATCCACAACATtag